One Nocardioides oleivorans DNA segment encodes these proteins:
- a CDS encoding protein-tyrosine phosphatase family protein: MTSHETWDPAAPGVVTLPSGRLVRGRSLRLPVPDGVRPDIGVYLLGSPPDPVPWESRWVRWPDFWLPRAGEDARTTLREAWERSVHERVEVACSGGRGRTGTALACLAVLDGVPPGAAVRWVREHYHPRAVETPWQRRWVEGFVAG, encoded by the coding sequence ATGACCTCGCACGAGACGTGGGACCCGGCGGCGCCGGGCGTCGTCACGCTGCCGTCAGGGCGGCTGGTGCGCGGCCGCAGCCTGCGTCTGCCCGTGCCCGACGGCGTACGTCCCGACATTGGCGTCTACCTCCTCGGCTCGCCGCCCGACCCCGTGCCGTGGGAGAGCCGGTGGGTCAGGTGGCCGGACTTCTGGCTGCCGCGCGCCGGGGAAGACGCTCGTACGACGCTGCGTGAGGCGTGGGAGCGCTCGGTGCACGAGCGCGTCGAGGTGGCGTGCTCCGGCGGGCGTGGTCGGACCGGTACGGCGCTCGCCTGCCTCGCGGTCCTCGACGGCGTACCTCCGGGCGCCGCCGTGAGGTGGGTGCGCGAGCACTACCACCCGCGGGCGGTCGAGACGCCGTGGCAGCGGCGGTGGGTCGAAGGGTTCGTGGCGGGCTGA